A DNA window from Polyangium spumosum contains the following coding sequences:
- a CDS encoding ATP-binding protein: MRGGSVPDPDKLVVLNAVLRVAARHPSLLAPVAFEELRRALAAHIPFASLVVLLPDDDAHQRFYTDTDNPKLPRDIRFGGRIPSDPAFCQRVYVEVRPFVCDDASLGNAMDRAGFEAGYRSYVGVPVRSSGDARVFAALVMSFPQPGEAGRAPIDLLEEIADIIGVGVERSLRSARERRLAMILDTSCDAMLAWDRSGRVTDANRAALTLTGLSREELIGRRIGTLLDPEPDPAVGLPQPDARLVLVARLPDGEARRLPVAATVTAVEDDPLVACHALLRDLSAWEANEREVVAHLARIRELEEQHRTLLDNAPLVIFRLDPRSLELVYLNHCAERLLGVPLDEALVTPGFLCGLHVDPEGTAAYEEAVLRARAGMRSSPYEARLARRGAHAITARGTIYPLVGKGGEVVAIEGLFMDVSVEHAARTRLIQADRLSTLGTLAAGVAHEINNPAAFILLGLDMMARMLDGPGVDLGPTVSEQVRSMLGELRDSTRRIVDIVRDLRMFARAPGGPRRIAVDVNRTVESALSLTRGQIIERARIVRDLGDVPPVLIDEGRLGQVLVNLLVNAAQAIPRNAPGEPAVTVTTRSEDPRTVEIEVRDTGLGIAQEIRDRIWDPFFTTKEPGAGTGLGLSISREIIERSGGRIYVESPIEGEELPHGGARFVIVLPAAGRGDSSIPPMPSTPPRSIRSGVRVLVVEDEAPLARALAEEIGRVHEVTLASGAQGALSALGSQRFDVILCDLRMPGMSGEAFYEKVAADRPDVAKRFVFMTGVGFGADVERFLAESGRPVLEKPFSAEDALSVIQKVVTRLGRAANPGR, translated from the coding sequence ATGAGGGGAGGATCGGTGCCGGATCCGGACAAGCTCGTCGTCCTCAACGCCGTGTTGCGTGTCGCCGCGCGGCACCCGAGCCTGCTCGCGCCTGTGGCGTTCGAGGAGCTCCGGCGCGCGCTCGCGGCGCACATCCCGTTCGCCTCCCTCGTCGTGCTCCTCCCGGACGACGACGCCCATCAGCGCTTCTACACCGACACGGACAACCCCAAGCTCCCCCGCGACATCCGCTTCGGCGGCCGCATCCCCTCGGATCCTGCCTTCTGCCAGCGCGTGTACGTCGAGGTCCGCCCCTTCGTCTGTGACGACGCGAGCCTCGGCAACGCCATGGATCGCGCGGGGTTCGAGGCCGGCTACCGCTCCTACGTCGGCGTGCCCGTGCGCTCGTCCGGCGACGCGCGTGTGTTCGCCGCGCTCGTCATGTCCTTCCCGCAGCCCGGCGAGGCGGGGCGCGCGCCGATCGATCTGCTCGAGGAGATCGCGGACATCATCGGCGTCGGCGTCGAGCGCTCGCTCCGGTCGGCGCGTGAGCGCAGGCTCGCGATGATCCTCGACACCTCGTGTGACGCGATGCTCGCCTGGGATCGGAGCGGCCGCGTGACCGACGCGAACCGCGCCGCGCTCACGCTCACGGGCCTCTCGCGCGAGGAGCTCATCGGCCGGCGGATCGGCACGCTCCTCGATCCCGAGCCCGATCCGGCCGTGGGTTTGCCGCAGCCCGACGCGCGCCTCGTGCTCGTCGCGCGTTTGCCCGACGGCGAGGCGCGCCGCTTGCCCGTGGCTGCGACGGTCACGGCCGTGGAGGACGATCCGCTCGTCGCTTGTCACGCGCTCTTGCGGGACCTCTCGGCGTGGGAGGCGAACGAGCGTGAGGTCGTCGCGCACCTCGCGCGGATCCGCGAGCTCGAAGAGCAACACCGCACCCTGCTCGACAACGCGCCGCTCGTCATTTTCCGCCTCGATCCGCGGTCCCTCGAGCTCGTCTACCTGAACCACTGCGCCGAGCGCCTGCTCGGGGTCCCGCTCGACGAGGCGCTGGTCACGCCGGGCTTCTTGTGCGGCTTGCACGTCGATCCCGAGGGCACCGCCGCGTACGAGGAGGCCGTCCTGCGAGCTCGCGCGGGCATGCGCTCCTCGCCGTACGAGGCCCGCCTCGCGCGTCGCGGCGCGCACGCGATCACCGCGCGTGGCACGATCTACCCGCTCGTCGGCAAGGGAGGCGAGGTCGTCGCGATCGAGGGCCTCTTCATGGACGTGAGCGTCGAGCACGCCGCGCGCACGCGCCTCATCCAGGCCGATCGCCTCTCCACGCTGGGCACCCTCGCGGCCGGCGTCGCGCACGAGATCAACAACCCCGCCGCGTTCATCCTGCTCGGCCTCGACATGATGGCCCGCATGCTCGACGGCCCCGGCGTGGACCTCGGCCCCACCGTCTCCGAGCAGGTGCGCAGCATGCTCGGCGAGCTGCGCGACTCCACGCGGCGTATCGTCGACATCGTCCGCGACCTTCGTATGTTCGCCCGTGCTCCTGGTGGCCCGCGTCGCATCGCGGTCGACGTGAACCGCACCGTCGAGAGCGCGCTCTCGCTCACGCGGGGTCAGATCATCGAGCGCGCGCGCATCGTCCGCGACCTCGGCGACGTGCCGCCGGTCCTCATCGACGAGGGCCGCCTCGGGCAGGTGCTCGTGAACCTGCTCGTCAACGCGGCGCAGGCGATCCCGCGCAACGCGCCTGGTGAGCCGGCGGTCACGGTCACGACGCGCAGCGAAGATCCGCGCACCGTGGAGATCGAGGTGCGCGACACGGGCCTCGGCATCGCGCAGGAGATCCGTGATCGCATCTGGGATCCCTTCTTCACGACGAAGGAGCCTGGCGCGGGCACGGGGCTCGGGCTCTCGATCAGCCGTGAGATCATCGAGCGCAGCGGCGGGCGCATCTACGTCGAGAGCCCGATCGAGGGCGAGGAGCTGCCGCACGGCGGAGCGCGCTTCGTGATCGTCTTGCCTGCCGCGGGCCGTGGTGACTCGTCGATCCCGCCGATGCCCTCGACCCCGCCGCGCTCGATCCGCAGCGGCGTGCGTGTGCTCGTCGTGGAGGACGAGGCGCCGCTCGCGCGTGCGCTCGCCGAGGAGATCGGCCGGGTGCACGAGGTCACGCTCGCGAGTGGGGCGCAAGGGGCGCTCTCGGCGCTCGGGTCGCAGCGGTTCGACGTGATCCTCTGTGACCTGCGGATGCCTGGCATGAGCGGCGAGGCGTTTTACGAGAAGGTCGCGGCCGACAGACCCGACGTGGCGAAGCGCTTCGTGTTCATGACGGGCGTGGGTTTCGGCGCCGACGTGGAGCGGTTCCTGGCGGAGTCGGGGCGTCCGGTGCTCGAGAAGCCGTTCTCGGCGGAGGACGCGCTCTCGGTGATCCAGAAGGTCGTGACGAGGCTCGGGCGGGCGGCGAATCCGGGGCGGTGA
- a CDS encoding serine/threonine-protein kinase PknK, whose protein sequence is MRVAARFELEDHTISGGMATIYRARDLETGAVVAVKVLGGRNVREMERFSAEAVLLAELRHPGIVRYVSHGSLPEGELFLVMEWLEGEDLSDRLARGRLPLDEAVRLARRVADALGAAHARGIVHRDVKPSNVFLPRGDVDEAKLLDFGIARLGYGRTLATRTGTLLGTPGYMAPEQAQGRKDVDARADVFSLGAMLFECLTGRPAFASEQLMATLSRILFEEPPRVRTIRSETPAALDMLVTSMLCKDPAGRMRDGAMVVAAIDALDPLPGGPPSSELVHSSVMSRPAITVREQQLLCVVLATSTYSKTIADGDSTATDVTLTPGMMAEAIMRRSLPSLPGDAVSATAGTLDDLNGVAAAYGGKLERLVDGSLLAVFSGAAAAIDLAARAARAAIALRELLPSVPIAVATGRGLVAQQLPIGEAAESAARTLSGARREGARMEGRVFVDEVTAGLLDARFDVREEGQTRVLEAVRDRADAARTLLGKPSPCVGREREIGTLVAIMEESIAEPIARVALVTGPAGVGKSRVATEVLRRLDAAGHDLEVWVARGDPMSAGSTFGMLAQIIRTAANIEVGALAAVQEERLLARVSSCAPPEDVVRVTVFLGEILGLRLPAERSHLLAAARADAMLMGDQMRRAFEDWLFAECTKKPVLLMLDDLHFGDLPTVRLIDAALRHAREKPLSVLALARPEISRVFPRLWEERGMQEVRLGELGRRASEQLCKVWLGNTVSSELMARIIERAAGNPFYLEEIVRAVASGRGDALPGTVLAMVQARLEDIESVERRILRAASVFGDLFWPAGVAALVGGEKKEGSVREALASLVERELVVRRTSRRFLEQEDHAFRNALVREAAYATLTDADRMLGHRLAAAWLESTGETEAMVLAQHHELGGDLLRAASWYGRAAETALGGSDFEAVIERSERAIQCGAHGEELGRLRLRQAEAYRWQGKFQEAEERGLEAIQILPAGSDPWLFAVGEMASVFGKLGSVERVEVLGDALLTVACMQEAPASDGHIAALSRTSTAALLLGKNELAEALYKELERLGGGSDKPLSIGWIERARAFRAPFVGETGASARYFALSAEGFEKAGDVRNACLQRANYGASCLEVGDWGGAEKALVPAIVDAERMGAKHIVSSAQRDLGYALARMGRLEEAKTLVEQAVAEFAAHGDRRLEGVGRDELATIHLMMGDVAEAEAEARRAVDRLSVAPPYLCHGQATLARVLLAVGHVEEALANARASRKLLTEVGALEEGEGLVRLILARALDASGQVEEARAVLEEAVQEIERRTTTIADAEARRTFVVIPEHVETRELAKAWGITG, encoded by the coding sequence ATGCGAGTCGCCGCGCGCTTCGAGCTCGAAGACCACACGATTTCGGGCGGGATGGCCACGATCTACCGCGCGCGGGACCTCGAGACGGGCGCCGTGGTCGCGGTCAAGGTCCTCGGCGGACGGAACGTGCGCGAGATGGAGCGCTTCTCCGCCGAGGCCGTCTTGCTCGCCGAGCTGAGGCATCCGGGCATCGTCCGGTACGTCTCCCACGGCTCCTTGCCCGAAGGAGAGCTCTTCCTCGTCATGGAGTGGCTCGAAGGCGAGGACCTCTCCGACAGGCTCGCGCGCGGACGCTTGCCCCTCGACGAGGCCGTCCGGCTCGCGAGGCGCGTCGCAGACGCGCTCGGCGCAGCACACGCGCGCGGGATCGTCCACCGCGACGTCAAGCCGAGCAACGTGTTCCTGCCGCGCGGCGACGTGGACGAGGCGAAGCTGCTCGACTTCGGCATCGCGCGCCTCGGTTACGGAAGGACGCTCGCGACACGCACGGGCACGCTGCTCGGCACGCCCGGGTACATGGCCCCCGAGCAGGCGCAGGGGCGCAAGGACGTCGACGCGCGCGCCGACGTGTTCTCGCTCGGCGCGATGCTCTTCGAGTGCTTGACCGGGCGGCCCGCGTTCGCCTCGGAGCAGCTCATGGCGACGCTCTCGCGCATCCTGTTCGAGGAGCCGCCGCGCGTGCGCACGATCCGCAGCGAGACGCCGGCCGCGCTCGACATGCTCGTCACGTCGATGCTCTGCAAGGATCCCGCAGGGCGGATGCGCGACGGCGCCATGGTCGTCGCCGCGATCGACGCGCTCGATCCGCTTCCCGGAGGCCCGCCGTCGAGCGAGCTCGTGCACTCCTCCGTGATGAGCAGGCCCGCGATCACCGTGCGCGAGCAGCAGCTCCTCTGCGTCGTGCTCGCGACGAGCACGTACTCGAAGACGATCGCCGACGGAGACTCCACCGCGACGGACGTGACGCTGACGCCGGGCATGATGGCCGAGGCCATCATGCGCAGGAGCCTGCCGAGCCTGCCCGGCGACGCGGTGAGCGCCACCGCGGGCACGCTCGACGATCTGAACGGCGTCGCGGCGGCGTACGGCGGCAAGCTCGAGCGGCTCGTCGACGGCTCGCTGCTCGCGGTGTTCTCGGGCGCGGCGGCCGCGATCGATCTGGCCGCGCGCGCGGCGCGGGCCGCGATCGCGCTCCGTGAGCTCCTGCCGAGCGTGCCGATCGCCGTGGCGACGGGGCGCGGGCTCGTGGCCCAGCAGCTCCCGATCGGCGAGGCCGCGGAGTCGGCCGCGCGCACGCTCTCGGGGGCGCGCCGCGAGGGCGCGCGCATGGAGGGGCGCGTGTTCGTCGACGAGGTGACGGCGGGCCTGCTCGACGCGCGCTTCGACGTGCGCGAGGAGGGGCAGACGCGGGTGCTCGAGGCCGTGCGGGATCGCGCCGACGCGGCGCGCACGCTGCTCGGCAAGCCGAGCCCGTGCGTGGGGCGCGAGCGCGAGATCGGCACGCTCGTCGCGATCATGGAGGAGAGCATCGCGGAGCCGATCGCGCGTGTCGCGCTGGTGACGGGGCCCGCGGGCGTCGGCAAGTCGCGCGTCGCGACCGAGGTGCTGCGCAGGCTCGACGCGGCGGGGCACGACCTCGAGGTGTGGGTCGCGCGTGGTGATCCCATGTCCGCGGGCTCGACGTTCGGCATGCTCGCGCAGATCATCCGCACCGCCGCGAACATCGAGGTCGGCGCGCTCGCGGCCGTGCAAGAGGAGCGGTTGCTCGCGCGTGTCTCCTCGTGCGCGCCGCCCGAGGACGTCGTGCGCGTGACCGTGTTCCTCGGCGAGATCCTCGGCCTGCGTCTGCCGGCGGAGCGCAGCCACCTGCTCGCCGCGGCCCGCGCGGACGCGATGCTGATGGGTGATCAGATGCGCCGCGCGTTCGAGGACTGGCTCTTCGCCGAGTGCACCAAGAAGCCCGTGCTGCTCATGCTCGACGATCTGCATTTCGGCGATCTGCCGACGGTGCGGCTCATCGACGCGGCGCTGCGCCACGCGCGGGAGAAGCCGCTCAGCGTGCTCGCGCTCGCGCGCCCCGAGATCTCGCGCGTCTTCCCGCGCCTCTGGGAGGAGCGGGGCATGCAGGAGGTGCGGCTCGGCGAGCTCGGGCGGCGGGCGAGCGAGCAGCTCTGCAAGGTCTGGCTCGGCAACACCGTCTCGTCGGAGCTCATGGCGCGTATCATCGAGCGCGCCGCGGGTAACCCGTTTTACCTCGAGGAGATCGTGCGCGCGGTGGCCTCGGGCCGCGGCGACGCGCTGCCGGGCACGGTGCTCGCGATGGTGCAGGCGCGCCTCGAGGACATCGAGTCCGTCGAGCGCCGCATCCTGCGCGCCGCGAGCGTGTTTGGTGATCTCTTCTGGCCCGCGGGCGTGGCCGCGCTGGTCGGCGGCGAGAAAAAAGAGGGCTCGGTGCGCGAGGCGCTCGCGAGCCTCGTCGAGCGCGAGCTCGTCGTGCGCCGGACCTCGCGCCGCTTCCTCGAGCAAGAGGACCACGCCTTCCGCAACGCGCTCGTCCGCGAGGCGGCGTACGCGACGCTGACGGACGCCGACCGCATGCTCGGCCATCGCCTCGCGGCGGCGTGGCTCGAGTCGACCGGCGAGACCGAGGCGATGGTGCTCGCGCAGCACCACGAGCTCGGCGGCGATCTGCTACGCGCGGCCTCGTGGTACGGGCGCGCCGCGGAGACGGCGCTCGGCGGCAGCGACTTCGAGGCGGTGATCGAGCGGAGCGAGCGCGCCATCCAGTGCGGCGCGCACGGCGAGGAGCTCGGCCGCCTGCGGCTGCGCCAGGCCGAGGCCTACCGCTGGCAAGGCAAGTTCCAGGAGGCCGAGGAGCGTGGCCTCGAGGCGATCCAGATCCTGCCCGCGGGCAGCGATCCGTGGCTCTTCGCGGTCGGCGAGATGGCGAGCGTGTTCGGCAAGCTCGGCAGCGTCGAGCGCGTGGAGGTCCTCGGCGACGCGCTTCTCACGGTGGCGTGTATGCAGGAGGCGCCCGCGAGCGACGGGCACATCGCGGCGCTCTCGCGCACCTCGACGGCGGCGCTCCTGCTCGGCAAGAACGAGCTCGCGGAGGCGCTCTACAAGGAGCTCGAGCGCCTCGGCGGCGGCTCCGACAAGCCGCTGTCGATCGGCTGGATCGAGCGCGCGCGGGCGTTCCGTGCGCCGTTCGTGGGCGAGACGGGCGCGTCGGCGCGTTACTTCGCGCTCTCGGCCGAGGGCTTCGAGAAGGCGGGCGACGTGCGCAACGCGTGCCTGCAGCGCGCGAACTACGGCGCGTCGTGCCTCGAGGTCGGCGACTGGGGCGGCGCGGAGAAGGCGCTCGTGCCGGCGATCGTCGACGCGGAGCGCATGGGCGCGAAGCACATCGTCTCGTCGGCGCAACGCGACCTCGGCTACGCGCTCGCGCGGATGGGCCGGCTCGAGGAGGCGAAGACGCTCGTGGAGCAGGCCGTCGCAGAGTTCGCGGCGCACGGCGATCGGCGCCTCGAAGGCGTGGGCCGCGACGAGCTCGCGACGATCCACCTGATGATGGGTGATGTCGCGGAGGCGGAGGCGGAGGCGAGGCGCGCGGTGGATCGGCTCTCGGTCGCGCCGCCGTACCTCTGCCACGGGCAGGCGACGCTCGCGCGGGTGCTGCTCGCCGTGGGCCACGTGGAGGAGGCGCTCGCGAACGCGCGCGCGTCGCGCAAGCTGCTGACGGAGGTCGGCGCGCTCGAGGAAGGCGAGGGGCTCGTGCGGCTGATCCTGGCGCGCGCGCTCGACGCGTCGGGCCAGGTGGAGGAGGCGCGCGCCGTGCTCGAAGAGGCCGTGCAGGAGATCGAGCGGCGCACGACGACGATCGCGGACGCCGAGGCGCGGCGCACGTTCGTCGTGATCCCCGAGCACGTGGAGACACGCGAGCTCGCGAAGGCCTGGGGGATCACGGGCTGA
- a CDS encoding tetratricopeptide repeat protein yields MGHSLLGDADFEFRSFATFPLLEHVLGVGRMFCAPRFELVDAEGAPLEDDDAFFSSLGEAAPRLFLPYGEDLVTLPSTADLDLVLGHLLSTLRRADGHIRSLLEKGHEGARVRWSLPFVWELRKDEWDALLAAIHAALPEQEPLSLASLRELGTEDLLARLFDLDPDTPLGRYLSVPSDAHAFGLVALAFAVAHDMPVFTVEDEPVFYEFDEGASGPRFMDRLESTVLAEPEATRIEQMVVHTDSALQALEEERIADALEDTRQARAWTWGVRDAGAIAAAYRASATAWLEAGEFDRAITDASWAIYLEPEADAFDTRGIARHLVGDVEGAIADYTSSLELSPEVARVLSNRAEAHFDQGDDAACIADAERAIAADPEDATAFVWRGRALLRMGRVDEARADAERAAGLGDEALWEEMGGGG; encoded by the coding sequence ATGGGCCATTCCCTCCTCGGTGACGCGGATTTCGAGTTCCGCAGCTTCGCAACCTTTCCGCTCCTGGAGCACGTCCTCGGGGTCGGGCGGATGTTCTGCGCGCCGCGCTTCGAGCTCGTGGACGCCGAGGGAGCGCCGCTCGAGGACGACGACGCGTTCTTCTCGTCGCTCGGCGAGGCGGCGCCGCGGCTCTTTTTGCCGTACGGCGAGGACCTCGTCACGTTGCCCTCGACGGCGGACCTCGACCTCGTGCTCGGCCACCTCCTGTCCACGCTTCGGCGCGCGGACGGGCACATCCGATCGCTGCTGGAGAAGGGCCACGAGGGCGCGCGCGTGCGCTGGTCGCTTCCCTTCGTGTGGGAGCTACGCAAGGACGAGTGGGACGCGCTTCTCGCGGCGATCCACGCGGCGCTGCCGGAGCAGGAGCCGCTCTCGCTGGCGTCGTTGCGTGAGCTCGGCACGGAGGATCTGCTCGCGCGTCTCTTCGACCTCGACCCGGACACGCCGCTCGGCCGTTACCTCTCGGTCCCGTCCGACGCGCACGCCTTTGGCCTCGTCGCTCTGGCCTTCGCGGTCGCGCACGACATGCCCGTGTTCACGGTCGAGGACGAGCCGGTGTTTTACGAGTTCGACGAGGGAGCCTCGGGGCCACGTTTCATGGACCGGCTCGAATCGACGGTGCTCGCGGAGCCGGAGGCGACGCGGATCGAGCAGATGGTCGTGCACACGGACTCGGCGCTGCAAGCGCTGGAGGAGGAGCGGATCGCGGACGCGCTCGAGGACACGCGACAAGCGCGCGCGTGGACGTGGGGCGTGCGCGACGCGGGGGCGATCGCGGCGGCGTACCGAGCGAGCGCGACGGCGTGGCTGGAAGCGGGCGAATTCGATCGAGCGATCACGGACGCGTCGTGGGCGATTTACCTGGAGCCGGAGGCGGACGCATTCGATACGCGTGGAATCGCGCGGCACCTCGTGGGCGACGTGGAGGGGGCGATCGCCGATTACACGAGCTCGCTGGAGCTGTCGCCCGAGGTGGCGCGTGTGCTGTCGAATCGGGCGGAGGCGCATTTCGATCAGGGGGACGACGCAGCGTGTATCGCGGACGCGGAGCGGGCGATTGCGGCCGATCCGGAGGACGCGACGGCATTCGTGTGGCGGGGGCGGGCTTTGTTGCGGATGGGGCGGGTGGACGAGGCGCGGGCGGACGCGGAGCGGGCGGCGGGGTTGGGGGATGAGGCGCTTTGGGAGGAGATGGGCGGCGGGGGCTGA
- a CDS encoding SGNH/GDSL hydrolase family protein — protein MLALGRILTAGIALAALLLSSEEAHAAPCGRVRFVTVYDSHGLTAFGERIDGWILAQKDAELESYTLGGASTEWLVAAKVSLRGYHYHSCDKTPILPRIRVPERKQRAPSVDELLAPPGTYEKQVVLVGLGSNMPGEPALQVKNVEQTIRRIRSRPDTVCVWIGPPSMRKWSSGFGDKVYAMLRAGIKAVEDDPTWPAGSPACHLIDSRKLSAYPDGGDGWHYGFFPAGIEAATKWADGVTGELEKLLRAARPAPTKVAKNDANTRKPPFLMPNP, from the coding sequence GTGCTTGCTTTGGGTCGCATCCTGACGGCCGGGATCGCGCTCGCCGCGCTGCTCCTCTCGAGCGAGGAGGCGCACGCGGCGCCCTGCGGGCGGGTCCGATTCGTGACGGTCTACGATTCGCACGGCCTCACGGCGTTCGGCGAGCGGATCGACGGCTGGATCCTCGCGCAAAAGGACGCCGAGCTCGAGAGCTACACGCTCGGCGGCGCGTCGACGGAGTGGCTCGTCGCCGCGAAGGTGTCGCTCCGCGGCTACCATTACCATAGCTGCGACAAGACCCCGATCCTCCCGCGGATCCGGGTCCCGGAGCGCAAGCAACGCGCCCCTTCGGTCGACGAATTGCTCGCCCCGCCCGGCACGTACGAAAAACAGGTCGTCCTCGTCGGGCTCGGCAGCAACATGCCCGGCGAGCCCGCATTGCAGGTCAAGAACGTCGAGCAGACCATCCGGCGCATTCGCTCCCGGCCGGACACGGTCTGCGTCTGGATCGGCCCGCCCTCGATGCGAAAATGGTCGTCCGGCTTCGGCGACAAGGTCTACGCCATGCTGCGCGCCGGCATCAAGGCCGTCGAGGACGACCCGACCTGGCCCGCAGGCTCACCCGCCTGCCACCTCATCGACAGCCGCAAGCTCTCGGCCTACCCCGACGGCGGCGACGGCTGGCATTACGGTTTTTTCCCGGCCGGCATCGAGGCCGCCACGAAATGGGCCGACGGCGTCACGGGCGAGCTCGAGAAGCTCCTCCGCGCCGCGCGACCCGCGCCCACGAAGGTCGCGAAGAACGACGCAAATACGCGAAAGCCGCCGTTCCTCATGCCGAACCCCTGA
- a CDS encoding PAS domain-containing protein, translated as MAFLLPSIERTDWKTFLLLQLVLDAIADPIFVKDTAHRWIACNQGFCRLIGQPYEAVIGASDPDFWPKEQAEVFWRHDDVVFRSGSPNENEEVATGSDGVTRTIWTRKFPMRNAHGDVVGLCGIITDITTMKARLQRAERIEAENREQRAVIEAQTAMLDRMSMPVLQVGRGVLLLPLVGELSDRRAERALEVLLRAIHDRGAEIVILDVTGVPSIDATVSAHLVQAVRAAELLGCECVLVGLSPAIARTLVEFQVDIGRVATRATLADGLSFAMKMRKRRPGPTRGNA; from the coding sequence GTGGCGTTCCTTCTTCCCAGCATCGAACGGACCGACTGGAAGACGTTCCTCCTCCTGCAGCTCGTCCTCGACGCCATCGCCGATCCGATCTTCGTCAAGGACACCGCGCACCGCTGGATCGCCTGCAACCAGGGGTTTTGCAGGCTGATCGGGCAGCCCTACGAGGCCGTGATCGGCGCGAGTGATCCGGACTTCTGGCCGAAGGAGCAAGCCGAGGTCTTCTGGCGCCACGACGACGTGGTGTTCCGGAGCGGATCGCCGAACGAAAATGAGGAGGTCGCGACGGGCTCGGACGGCGTGACGCGCACCATCTGGACGCGGAAGTTCCCGATGCGGAACGCGCACGGCGATGTGGTGGGGCTCTGCGGGATCATCACCGACATCACGACGATGAAGGCGCGGCTGCAGCGCGCCGAGCGGATCGAGGCGGAGAACCGCGAGCAACGCGCGGTGATCGAGGCGCAGACGGCGATGCTCGATCGGATGTCCATGCCGGTGCTGCAGGTCGGGCGAGGCGTGCTGCTCTTGCCGCTGGTCGGCGAGCTCAGCGATCGGCGCGCCGAGCGCGCGCTCGAGGTCTTGCTCCGCGCGATCCACGATCGTGGCGCCGAGATCGTGATCCTCGACGTGACGGGCGTGCCGAGCATCGACGCGACGGTGTCGGCGCACCTCGTGCAGGCGGTGCGAGCGGCCGAGCTGCTCGGCTGTGAATGTGTGCTCGTGGGCCTGAGCCCGGCCATCGCGCGGACGCTGGTGGAGTTCCAGGTGGATATCGGGCGCGTCGCCACCCGCGCGACCCTCGCGGACGGGCTCTCGTTCGCCATGAAGATGCGCAAGCGGCGCCCGGGACCAACACGCGGGAACGCTTGA
- the hisS gene encoding histidine--tRNA ligase: protein MELRAVKGMNDILPDEAARWQRLEQAFREHVARYGYDEVRTPILEHTALFSRQIGETTDVVEKEMYSFARHGDELTVRPEGTAGAARAYVEHKVHTKEPVSRWCYLGPMFRGERPAKGRYRQFYQAGCELFGDAGPVADAEMIEMIYSLLTAGLGIGHIEIRLNSLGASGTRGRYRDALVAHFTPIKDKLSEDSQRRLEKNPLRILDSKDPRDREASKGAPSILELLDEADAAHFAGVRRHLDALDVRYVVDPTLVRGLDYYTRTLFEFVTTTGDLGAQSTVVGGGRYDNMVEGLGGPSVPAIGFAMGIERLLTLMPGEASRERPAIYVAPLSDACTGRALVLGRDLRARGVRVEVDGRGGRLKAMLRRADALGAKLCVILGDGELERGVVSVKALAEHKQDEVPLADAADVLVARARAEAGPPPGEAR from the coding sequence ATGGAACTTCGCGCGGTCAAGGGGATGAACGACATCCTGCCGGACGAGGCGGCGCGCTGGCAGCGCCTCGAGCAGGCGTTCCGCGAGCACGTCGCTCGGTACGGATACGACGAGGTGCGCACGCCGATCCTCGAACACACCGCGCTCTTCTCGCGGCAGATCGGCGAGACGACCGACGTCGTGGAGAAGGAGATGTACTCGTTCGCGCGTCACGGCGACGAGCTCACGGTGCGTCCCGAAGGCACGGCAGGCGCCGCGCGCGCGTATGTCGAGCACAAAGTCCACACGAAGGAGCCCGTCTCGCGCTGGTGCTACCTCGGCCCGATGTTCCGCGGCGAACGGCCGGCGAAGGGCCGCTACCGGCAGTTCTACCAGGCAGGCTGCGAGCTCTTCGGCGACGCGGGGCCGGTCGCCGACGCCGAGATGATCGAGATGATCTACTCCCTGCTCACGGCGGGGCTCGGCATCGGCCACATCGAGATCCGGCTGAACTCGCTCGGCGCCTCGGGCACACGCGGGCGTTACCGCGACGCGCTCGTCGCGCACTTCACGCCGATCAAGGACAAGCTCTCCGAGGACTCGCAGCGCAGGCTCGAGAAGAACCCGCTCCGGATCCTCGACTCGAAGGACCCGCGTGATCGCGAGGCCTCGAAGGGCGCGCCCTCGATCCTCGAGCTGCTCGACGAGGCCGACGCCGCGCACTTCGCGGGCGTTCGTCGCCACCTCGACGCGCTCGACGTGCGGTACGTCGTCGATCCGACGCTCGTGCGCGGGCTCGACTACTACACGCGCACGCTCTTCGAGTTCGTCACGACGACCGGGGATCTCGGGGCGCAGAGCACGGTCGTCGGCGGCGGACGGTACGACAACATGGTCGAGGGGCTCGGCGGCCCGAGCGTGCCGGCGATCGGCTTCGCGATGGGCATCGAGCGTCTGCTCACGCTGATGCCTGGCGAGGCGTCGCGCGAGCGCCCTGCGATCTACGTCGCGCCGCTCTCGGACGCGTGCACGGGCCGGGCGCTCGTGCTCGGCCGTGACTTGCGGGCGCGTGGCGTGCGTGTCGAGGTCGACGGCCGCGGCGGACGCTTGAAGGCCATGCTCCGCCGCGCGGACGCGCTCGGCGCGAAGCTCTGCGTGATCCTCGGCGACGGCGAGCTCGAGCGTGGCGTCGTGTCGGTGAAGGCTCTCGCGGAACACAAGCAGGACGAGGTGCCGCTCGCGGACGCGGCGGACGTCCTCGTGGCGCGGGCGAGGGCCGAGGCAGGGCCTCCGCCGGGCGAGGCGCGGTGA